In a genomic window of Vigna angularis cultivar LongXiaoDou No.4 chromosome 6, ASM1680809v1, whole genome shotgun sequence:
- the LOC108321938 gene encoding uncharacterized protein LOC108321938 isoform X1 — MVSIGSPCNCLKDAIDILTESIPFAISMINTTSRSTVILMSLVTMRLPGSTPSLTPTSRHCFRLYRDSCKWEDGHCLKDLRLLAIDMAKVFIIDNTPRVFRLHVNNGIPIKSWYWDCRDHALRNLLPFLEKLVDVDDVRPIIAARFWKRVKSAPPSAAHIRRKFLLRNSF, encoded by the exons ATGGTCTCCATTGGTTCTCCTTGCAATTGTCTCAAAGA TGCCATTGACATTCTCACTGAGTCGATTCCATTTGCAATAAGTATGATAAATACGACATCGAGAAGCACTGTGATTCTAATGTCTTTGGTGACGATGCGTTTGCCAGGCTCTACGCCTTCGTTGACGCCGACATCGAGGCATTGTTTCAG ATTATACAGAGATTCATGCAAATGGGAAGATGGTCACTGTCTCAAGGATCTCAGGCTTCTTGCAATTGACATGGCCAAAGTCTTCATAATTGACAACACTCCACgg GTGTTTAGACTTCATGTTAACAATGGAATTCCCATAAAAAGTTGGTATTGGGACTGCAGAGATCATGCTCTGAGAAATTTGTTGCCATTTCTGGAGAAACTGGTTGATGTGGATGATGTTAGACCCATTATTGCAGCAAGATTTTGGAAAAGAGTTAAGTCTGCACCTCCTTCTGCTGCCCACATTAGAAGAAAATTCCTTTTAAGAAACTCCTTCTAA
- the LOC108321938 gene encoding uncharacterized protein LOC108321938 isoform X2, which translates to MVSIGSPCNCLKDAIDILTESIPFAISMINTTSRSTVILMSLVTMRLPGSTPSLTPTSRHCFRDSCKWEDGHCLKDLRLLAIDMAKVFIIDNTPRVFRLHVNNGIPIKSWYWDCRDHALRNLLPFLEKLVDVDDVRPIIAARFWKRVKSAPPSAAHIRRKFLLRNSF; encoded by the exons ATGGTCTCCATTGGTTCTCCTTGCAATTGTCTCAAAGA TGCCATTGACATTCTCACTGAGTCGATTCCATTTGCAATAAGTATGATAAATACGACATCGAGAAGCACTGTGATTCTAATGTCTTTGGTGACGATGCGTTTGCCAGGCTCTACGCCTTCGTTGACGCCGACATCGAGGCATTGTTTCAG AGATTCATGCAAATGGGAAGATGGTCACTGTCTCAAGGATCTCAGGCTTCTTGCAATTGACATGGCCAAAGTCTTCATAATTGACAACACTCCACgg GTGTTTAGACTTCATGTTAACAATGGAATTCCCATAAAAAGTTGGTATTGGGACTGCAGAGATCATGCTCTGAGAAATTTGTTGCCATTTCTGGAGAAACTGGTTGATGTGGATGATGTTAGACCCATTATTGCAGCAAGATTTTGGAAAAGAGTTAAGTCTGCACCTCCTTCTGCTGCCCACATTAGAAGAAAATTCCTTTTAAGAAACTCCTTCTAA
- the LOC108321938 gene encoding uncharacterized protein LOC108321938 isoform X3 — protein sequence MVSIGSPCNCLKDAIDILTESIPFAISMINTTSRSTVILMSLVTMRLPGSTPSLTPTSRHCFRLYRDSCKWEDGHCLKDLRLLAIDMAKVFIIDNTPRVFRLHVNNGIPIKSWYWDCRDHALRNLLPFLEKLVDVDDVRPIIAARFWKRLVPWFSLTQ from the exons ATGGTCTCCATTGGTTCTCCTTGCAATTGTCTCAAAGA TGCCATTGACATTCTCACTGAGTCGATTCCATTTGCAATAAGTATGATAAATACGACATCGAGAAGCACTGTGATTCTAATGTCTTTGGTGACGATGCGTTTGCCAGGCTCTACGCCTTCGTTGACGCCGACATCGAGGCATTGTTTCAG ATTATACAGAGATTCATGCAAATGGGAAGATGGTCACTGTCTCAAGGATCTCAGGCTTCTTGCAATTGACATGGCCAAAGTCTTCATAATTGACAACACTCCACgg GTGTTTAGACTTCATGTTAACAATGGAATTCCCATAAAAAGTTGGTATTGGGACTGCAGAGATCATGCTCTGAGAAATTTGTTGCCATTTCTGGAGAAACTGGTTGATGTGGATGATGTTAGACCCATTATTGCAGCAAGATTTTGGAAAAGA CTTGTCCCCTGGTTTTCCCTGACACAATGA